From the genome of Oncorhynchus tshawytscha isolate Ot180627B linkage group LG31, Otsh_v2.0, whole genome shotgun sequence, one region includes:
- the LOC112229236 gene encoding uncharacterized protein LOC112229236, whose translation MGFPLCLCLLSLIFTTACGSGFSDDSTLNENSYKEKWMESIPDDKLLSAVTIPGTHESLTLYGGPLIQCQAWTLENQLKAGLRYFDIRVEASMFHNILDVMDGHLVHTKFHEVLNILWEFLDKHGSESVLLRVTLQGISMKKAGKCIKTLIENSEDRVWTKTFVPKMQEARGKIIFVQSTNFNVGTLNHDTFVTGDDTFKDIENKMKKITKHLKEAEENCGHALALTDSSATAIFKGPKTVAKLVNGQLNKLIVELQTGSNKSDCLGVISMNFPSPDLIHNIIEVNGKPGSGSEEHSEEPASVEPAPAGPEHTGFSDDSTLNENSYQEKWMESIPDDKLLSAVTIPGTHESLTLYGGPLIQCQAWTLENQLKAGLRYFDIRVEASMFHNILDVMDGHLVHTKFHEVLNILWEFLDKHGSESVLLRVTLQGISMKKAGKCIKTLIENSEDRVWTKTFVPKMQEARGKIIFVQSTNFNVGTLNHDTFVTGDDTFKDIENKMKKITKHLKEAEENCGHALALSDSSATAIFKGPKTVAKLVNGQLNKLIVELQTGSNKPDCLGAISMDFPSPDLIHNIIEINRNPGSGSSEQPEQPEPLEREPAKPQPAEEPEPVQPEPAQPETAGPGPVEPEPAEPEPAETQPVEEPEPVESEPAEAEPAEPEPVEKPEPAEPQPAEEPEPATPEPAEPEPAEPEPAEVQPLEEPEPAEPEPAEPEPAEPEPAEAEPAESEPAGPEPVEPEPVEPAEPEPVEPEPAESEPAGPEPVEPEPVEPEEPEPVDPEPVEPAEAEPAEPQLAEEPAEEPEPAEPEPVEPEPAEAEPAETEPAEPGPAEPEPAEPEPAEPEPAEPEPVEHEPAEPEPAEPEPVEPEPAEAEPVEA comes from the exons ATGGGCTTCCCTCTATGCCTATGTCTTCTCTCTTT GATTTTCACAACTGCTTGTGGTTCAGGTTTTAGTGACGACTCAACACTTAATGAAAACTCTTATAAGGAAAAGTGGATGGAGTCTATACCTGATGACAAACTCCTTTCAGCTGTTACTATCCCCGGAACTCATGAGAGCCTAACTCTGTACGGTGGACCACTTATACAGTGTCAGGCTTGGACCTTGGAGAACCAGCTGAAAGCAGGATTGCGGTACTTTGATATACGTGTAGAGGCCAGTATGTTCCACAACATCCTTGATGTCATGGATGGGCATTTAGTACACACCAAGTTCCATGAGGTGCTGAACATTCTATGGGAGTTCTTGGACAAACATGGAAGTGAGTCTGTGCTTTTGAGAGTGACACTGCAAGGAATAAGCATGAAAAAAGCTGGAAAATGTATCAAAACATTGATTGAGAATTCTGAAGATAGAGTATGGACAAAGACATTTGTCCCTAAAATGCAAGAAGCAAGGGGGAAGATCATCTTCGTGCAGAGTACCAATTTCAATGTTGGAACACTTAACCATGACACTTTTGTCACAGGCGACGACACATTCAAAGACATTGAAAACAAGATGAAGAAGATCACAAAACATCTGAAAGAAGCTGAAGAGAATTGTGGTCATGCATTGGCACTGACCGATTCCTCCGCCACAGCCATTTTCAAAGGCCCTAAAACTGTGGCCAAATTGGTTAATGGTCAGCTCAATAAGCTCATAGTTGAACTACAGACAGGCTCTAACAAATCAGACTGCTTGGGGGTAATCAGCATGAACTTCCCCAGTCCAGACCTCATCCATAACATCATTGAGGTCAATGGAAAACCAGGGAGTGGTTCAGAAGAGCACTCAGAAGAGCCTGCATCAGTAGAGCCTGCACCAGCAGGGCCTGAACATACAGGTTTTAGTGATGACTCAACACTTAATGAAAACTCTTATCAGGAAAAGTGGATGGAGTCTATACCTGATGACAAACTCCTTTCAGCTGTTACTATCCCCGGAACTCACGAGAGCCTAACTCTGTACGGTGGACCACTTATACAGTGTCAGGCTTGGACCTTGGAGAACCAGCTGAAAGCAGGATTGCGGTACTTTGATATACGTGTAGAGGCCAGTATGTTCCACAACATCCTTGATGTCATGGATGGGCATTTAGTACACACCAAGTTCCATGAGGTGCTGAACATTCTATGGGAGTTCTTGGACAAACATGGAAGTGAGTCTGTGCTTTTGAGAGTGACACTGCAAGGAATAAGCATGAAAAAAGCTGGAAAATGTATCAAAACATTGATTGAGAATTCTGAAGATAGAGTATGGACAAAGACATTTGTCCCTAAAATGCAAGAAGCAAGGGGGAAGATCATCTTCGTGCAGAGTACCAATTTCAATGTTGGAACACTTAACCATGACACTTTTGTCACAGGCGACGACACATTCAAAGACATTGAAAACAAGATGAAGAAGATCACAAAACATCTGAAAGAAGCTGAAGAGAATTGTGGTCATGCATTGGCACTGAGCGATTCCTCCGCCACAGCCATTTTCAAAGGCCCTAAAACTGTGGCCAAATTGGTTAATGGTCAGCTCAATAAGCTCATAGTTGAACTACAGACAGGCTCTAACAAACCAGACTGCTTGGGGGCAATCAGCATGGACTTCCCCAGTCCAGACCTCATCCATAACATCATTGAGATAAACAGAAATCCAGGAAGTGGTTCATCTGAACAACCAGAACAGCCTGAACCATTAGAGCGGGAACCTGCAAAGCCTCAGCCAGCCGAAGAGCCTGAACCAGTACAGCCTGAACCGGCACAGCCTGAAACAGCAGGGCCTGGACCAGTAGAGCCCGAGCCAGCGGAGCCTGAACCAGCAGAAACTCAGCCAGTAGAAGAGCCTGAACCAGTAGAGTCAGAGCCAGCAGAGGCTGAACCAGCAGAGCCTGAACCAGTAGAAAAGCCTGAACCAGCAGAGCCTCAGCCAGCAGAAGAACCTGAACCAGCAACGCCTGAACCAGCAGAGCCTGAACCAGCAGAGCCTGAGCCAGCAGAGGTTCAGCCATTAGAAGAGCCTGAACCAGCAGAGCCTGAACCAGCAGAGCCAGAACCAGCAGAGCCAGAACCAGCAGAGGCTGAACCAGCAGAATCTGAGCCAGCAGGACCTGAGCCAGTAGAGCCTGAACCAGTAGAACCAGCAGAGCCAGAACCAGTAGAGCCTGAACCAGCAGAATCTGAGCCAGCAGGACCTGAGCCAGTAGAGCCTGAACCAGTAGAGCCAGAAGAGCCTGAACCAGTAGATCCTGAACCAGTAGAGCCAGCAGAGGCTGAACCAGCAGAGCCCCAACTTGCAGAAGAACCAGCAGAAGAGCCTGAACCAGCAGAGCCTGAACCAGTAGAGCCAGAGCCAGCAGAGGCTGAGCCAGCAGAGACTGAACCAGCAGAGCCTGGGCCAGCAGAGCCTGAACCAGCAGAGCCTGAACCAGCAGAGCCTGAACCAGCAGAGCCTGAACCAGTAGAGCACGAGCCAGCAGAGCCTGAACCAGCAGAGCCTGAACCAGTAGAGCCAGAGCCAGCAGAGGCAGAACCAGTAGAGGCTTAA